A genomic stretch from Flavobacterium sp. KS-LB2 includes:
- a CDS encoding T9SS type B sorting domain-containing protein: protein MKKTLLLLITLFSISCFSQFSKTHYIPPLTCSTNLAGDHYLYISTPSATDVNFKIIANGGNIITGVVKNTTPFIYSIGQGQDTQLITPKTTIGIIKNKGYIVEAEDLIYVSVRVNAGFASQNNSYNHAGGLVSKGNSALGREFRLGAMLNPVYDQIVLNFASILSTENNTKVTISNIPIGSVLSDGTIINGPITVTLGKNESYVLALENYSNTISNSTAMIGALVESDKPVVVNSGSFGGSNSTIVNAQGNPLGRDVGFDQIVPTEKTGKEYIFVKGLGTDELERVLLIANVDMTKVFVNGSLIPIATLNKGQYTVIDGSQFIDGNLYVSTSENVSAYQSIGGDFSSANQNLFFVPPLNCATPSIVDNIPSIESIGNTIYNGGLNIVTEAGATVTINNIPISSTPIVVAGNTDYVRYTVFNQTGNIAVKSTKQVYVSYFGTNGAATYGGYYSGFDTKPEIVTDKITVSNSACIPNVVLKISTLSSYDTFQWYFNDNPIVGANSNSYTPTQPGYYQVKGSIVGCPTTVPIFSDKIPVSDCPLDSDNDGTNNNIDIDLDNDGIINNLEANISLLNQSNTISSSNYTATITGSGTVTGKSLYGFVTEVPAGITNSVTYKISLTNPQSIRINYIAQDSPTQTTSISEYINGDGDFILQVPSDKTITLTNPQNQLLVDTNYDGIFESGITEFSSFEIRFRLNSITPLTPGLGSFGFSSYLTNSITLTHNNLSETAVNKAIFMINHTETFDSDSDTIPDLLDIDSDNDGIPDTIEAQGKGFITFSGSDSNKDGLDNAFEPGLTRINTDNDVFNTFPAVYDLLDLDSDNDGIYDLIESGSMAIDTNNDGIIDGLPLAFGTNGLFDGLETSPDSGKLNYVITDTDSDGTLNYIDLDSDNDLCFDVTEAGFSDANNDGIVGNNPITVNTNGKVTSGFAYTIPNNNYIIAAPIVITNQPIVSPTCELENTTITLTDNGGNTYQWQLSTDGTTWNNITNNSTYSGATTNILLITSVQNVMNGYKYRVKLDKTGNSCGLISAETTLTIYTLPVINTVTIIQCDDDTDGFSDFNLTVKNNEISTNYTSETFTYYTSLLGAETADIDKLISNPLAFTNTSSGGMPVWVRVKNTNECASIVQINLIVSTTQIPASFLRTFSTCDDLGATNDDTDGLATFDFSSVATDILAILPSSSSAYSIKFYKNEADALSENDEITNTSNYSNTGYPNEQKIWVRVESTSDNSCYGLSPRVTLTVNPKPNINTNADLDENELVCSNLPTFFVRLDSGILDGTPTNDYTYIWTKDNIVLTNETSSTLEVNTPGEYTVAVSSFSGCSRIRTIKVTASDIAEITSISIVDLSDVNSITVNATGQGQYEYSLDAPSGPFQDSNFFDNVTAGIHEVYINDKNGCGTVSKTIAVIGVPKFFTPNGDGYNDYWNVKGVNENFNENSIIYIFDRYGKLLKQIVPSRQGWDGTFSGLPLPSDDYWYSIKLEDGREAKGHFSLKR, encoded by the coding sequence GTGCTCTAGGAAGAGAATTTAGATTAGGAGCAATGTTAAATCCCGTTTACGATCAAATTGTATTGAACTTTGCATCAATATTATCAACAGAGAATAATACTAAAGTCACTATTTCAAATATTCCTATAGGTTCTGTACTATCAGACGGAACCATTATAAATGGACCAATAACGGTTACTTTAGGTAAAAATGAAAGTTATGTTTTGGCATTGGAAAATTACAGTAACACTATTTCTAATAGTACAGCTATGATAGGTGCGTTAGTGGAATCAGATAAACCTGTAGTTGTCAATTCGGGTTCTTTTGGTGGTAGTAACAGTACTATTGTTAATGCTCAAGGAAATCCCCTAGGAAGAGATGTAGGTTTTGACCAAATTGTTCCAACAGAAAAAACTGGTAAGGAATATATATTTGTAAAAGGACTTGGGACTGATGAATTAGAACGGGTTTTATTAATTGCAAATGTCGACATGACTAAAGTATTTGTTAATGGTTCCCTGATACCCATTGCTACTCTAAATAAAGGACAATATACCGTTATTGACGGAAGCCAATTCATAGATGGTAATTTGTATGTTTCAACCTCCGAAAATGTATCTGCTTATCAGAGTATTGGTGGAGATTTTTCATCAGCAAACCAAAATTTATTTTTTGTACCGCCCTTAAATTGTGCTACGCCAAGCATTGTTGATAATATTCCATCCATTGAATCGATAGGAAATACAATTTATAATGGTGGTTTAAATATTGTTACTGAAGCTGGTGCTACTGTAACCATAAACAATATTCCTATCTCGAGTACTCCTATAGTAGTAGCAGGAAATACGGATTATGTGAGATACACCGTTTTTAATCAAACGGGGAATATTGCGGTAAAATCCACGAAGCAAGTTTATGTTTCTTACTTTGGGACAAATGGCGCCGCAACTTATGGCGGATATTATTCGGGATTTGATACAAAACCAGAAATTGTAACTGATAAAATTACAGTGTCTAATTCAGCATGTATACCAAATGTTGTTTTAAAAATTAGCACTTTATCTTCTTATGATACTTTTCAGTGGTATTTTAATGACAATCCAATTGTTGGTGCAAATTCAAATTCATACACCCCAACTCAACCTGGTTATTATCAAGTAAAAGGAAGTATTGTGGGTTGTCCAACTACAGTTCCTATTTTCTCAGACAAGATTCCAGTCAGCGACTGTCCATTAGATTCAGATAATGACGGAACAAATAACAACATTGATATTGACTTAGATAATGATGGTATCATAAATAATCTTGAAGCTAATATTTCTCTATTAAACCAGTCAAATACCATCTCAAGTTCTAATTATACTGCTACAATCACTGGTAGTGGGACAGTTACAGGAAAATCATTATATGGATTTGTTACAGAAGTTCCTGCTGGAATCACGAATTCCGTTACATACAAGATAAGCTTAACAAATCCTCAAAGCATTCGCATTAATTATATAGCACAAGACAGTCCTACACAAACTACCTCTATTTCAGAATATATAAATGGGGATGGCGATTTTATTTTACAAGTACCATCAGATAAAACCATTACTTTAACTAACCCACAAAATCAACTACTCGTCGATACTAATTATGATGGGATTTTTGAAAGTGGTATTACTGAATTCTCATCTTTCGAAATCCGATTCCGATTGAATAGTATAACACCGTTAACTCCTGGTTTGGGTAGCTTTGGGTTTTCATCCTATCTTACTAATTCCATCACATTAACGCATAATAATCTATCCGAAACTGCTGTTAATAAAGCAATTTTTATGATTAATCATACAGAAACTTTTGATTCTGACTCTGATACAATTCCAGATTTATTGGACATAGACAGTGATAATGACGGAATCCCTGATACAATTGAGGCTCAAGGAAAAGGATTTATAACCTTTTCTGGATCTGATTCAAATAAAGATGGTCTTGACAATGCTTTTGAGCCTGGACTAACACGAATTAATACCGACAATGATGTCTTCAATACTTTTCCTGCAGTTTATGATTTATTAGATTTAGACAGTGATAATGATGGCATATATGATTTAATTGAATCTGGAAGCATGGCTATAGATACTAATAATGATGGGATTATAGATGGCTTACCTCTAGCTTTTGGTACAAATGGTTTATTTGACGGACTTGAAACAAGTCCAGATAGCGGTAAACTAAATTATGTAATTACTGATACCGATTCAGATGGAACTTTGAATTACATCGATTTGGATAGTGATAATGATCTTTGTTTTGATGTTACCGAGGCAGGATTTTCTGATGCTAACAATGATGGAATAGTAGGTAACAATCCCATTACTGTTAACACTAATGGGAAAGTCACAAGTGGTTTTGCATATACAATACCAAATAATAATTATATTATTGCTGCTCCAATTGTTATAACCAACCAACCAATAGTTTCACCAACTTGTGAATTAGAAAACACAACAATTACATTAACTGATAATGGCGGAAACACCTATCAATGGCAACTCTCAACGGATGGAACCACTTGGAATAACATCACAAACAATTCAACCTATTCTGGAGCAACAACCAATATCTTATTGATAACAAGTGTACAAAATGTCATGAACGGGTACAAATACAGAGTAAAATTAGATAAAACTGGAAACTCTTGTGGTTTAATTTCTGCCGAAACCACCTTGACAATCTATACTCTACCAGTAATTAACACTGTGACAATCATTCAATGTGACGATGATACCGACGGGTTCTCTGATTTTAATTTAACAGTAAAAAATAATGAGATATCGACAAATTACACTTCAGAAACATTTACCTATTACACTTCTCTTTTAGGAGCTGAAACAGCAGATATTGATAAATTAATTTCTAATCCGCTAGCATTTACTAACACCTCTTCGGGAGGAATGCCAGTTTGGGTTAGAGTAAAAAACACCAATGAATGCGCTAGTATAGTACAAATTAACTTAATAGTTTCTACTACTCAAATTCCAGCTTCTTTCCTTCGCACTTTTTCGACTTGTGATGATTTAGGAGCAACTAATGATGATACTGATGGCCTCGCAACTTTTGATTTCAGTAGTGTAGCAACTGATATTTTAGCGATTCTTCCTTCTTCAAGTTCTGCATATTCCATAAAATTTTATAAAAATGAAGCAGATGCACTATCAGAAAATGATGAAATAACAAATACATCAAACTACAGTAATACTGGCTATCCAAATGAGCAAAAAATTTGGGTTCGTGTTGAAAGTACATCTGATAACTCGTGTTATGGATTGAGTCCAAGAGTTACCTTAACAGTCAATCCAAAACCTAATATTAACACAAACGCTGATTTAGATGAGAATGAATTAGTATGCTCAAACCTTCCTACTTTCTTTGTAAGATTAGATTCAGGAATTCTAGATGGCACTCCTACTAATGACTATACCTATATCTGGACAAAAGATAATATCGTTTTAACTAATGAGACGAGTTCTACATTGGAGGTAAATACTCCTGGTGAATATACCGTAGCAGTTAGCTCATTTAGCGGTTGCAGCAGAATTCGAACTATAAAAGTAACTGCTTCGGATATAGCAGAAATAACAAGCATTTCAATTGTTGATTTATCAGATGTAAACTCAATTACAGTAAATGCAACTGGACAAGGGCAATATGAATATAGTCTGGATGCACCTTCTGGTCCTTTTCAAGATTCTAATTTCTTTGATAATGTAACCGCTGGAATTCATGAAGTGTACATTAATGATAAAAATGGTTGTGGAACGGTGAGTAAAACAATTGCTGTAATAGGTGTTCCAAAATTTTTCACTCCAAATGGAGATGGCTATAATGACTATTGGAATGTAAAAGGAGTAAATGAAAATTTCAACGAAAATTCAATCATTTATATTTTTGATCGTTACGGTAAGCTTCTAAAACAAATTGTCCCCTCTAGACAAGGATGGGATGGAACATTTTCTGGGTTACCTTTACCCTCAGATGATTACTGGTACTCCATAAAATTAGAAGATGGGAGAGAAGCTAAAGGACATTTCAGTTTAAAACGATAA
- a CDS encoding T9SS type B sorting domain-containing protein: MMDFRLLVILFLGLLTISTKAQSDCSNAIIACGNTGFEGLTVTGIGTQELSGLNTCSSEENNSIWLKISIKKGGTLGFLLKPENTDINEDFDFFVFGPNTSCDMLGQAIRCSTTNPRSINQKNNFTGMEENETDTSEGPGADGNSFVKWLTVDDDDFYYLVVDRPIGSSNFSLQWTGTATFNSAPTFDVPNGAALDLNQCDNDGIADFSTKFDLTKNTTKIIGLQDYVIVTYHIEQNDALTNINPIINTTQYINTSNPQNIFARITNTLTGCFNTSDFKITVNDLIKFPVTEFSICDDATDGNDSNGQSFFDLNTVSSHIFGDQNTDTFTIKYYPSENDASNDSNPLPNFFYNTIPNLQSIYIKASSPNLCTAISKIKLIVNPLPLKTSAILVQCDTGFTPDGISLFNLNEVNTKFTNKNNDLITAFFINDSDAQNNINELNTSFYNTVNPQNITVRVTNNKTGCSSLSTLELKVNVIPEKTYTINPVCDTDGIEDGKHLFNLKEANIPTTNTQTLFYYSNINDALLEQNELTNPFSYFNETAYNQIIYARIEEGNDCFGISKIKLEVLKLPDLNTTIATSFVCSNLPTFFIQLNAGIPDDSLSSDYTYIWSKDGTVLSTKTASTLDINIAGLYTVEVKNNSGCSKIQTIKVATSDVAKITNIAITDLSDVNSVTVNVTGEGQYEYSLDAPSGPFQDSNFFDNVTAGIHEVYINDKNGCGTVSQKIAVIGVPKFFTPNGDGHNDYWNVKGVNENFNTNSIIYIFDRYGKLLKQIVPSSQGWDGTFLDQPLSSDDYWYTIKLDDGREVKGHFSLKR, encoded by the coding sequence ATGATGGATTTTAGATTACTTGTGATTTTATTCCTGGGTCTTTTAACTATTAGTACTAAAGCGCAAAGTGACTGTAGCAATGCCATTATTGCATGCGGAAACACGGGTTTCGAAGGGTTAACCGTCACTGGAATAGGCACTCAGGAACTTTCAGGATTAAATACTTGTTCCAGTGAAGAAAACAATAGCATTTGGTTAAAAATATCAATAAAAAAAGGAGGAACATTAGGCTTCCTGCTGAAACCGGAAAACACTGATATTAATGAAGATTTTGATTTTTTTGTTTTTGGACCAAATACAAGTTGTGATATGCTAGGTCAGGCCATAAGATGTTCAACCACAAACCCTAGAAGTATAAACCAAAAGAATAATTTTACTGGTATGGAGGAGAATGAAACTGATACTTCTGAGGGACCAGGTGCAGATGGAAACAGTTTTGTAAAATGGCTGACCGTTGATGATGATGATTTCTATTATTTAGTAGTTGATCGACCTATCGGAAGTAGTAATTTTTCACTACAATGGACAGGAACCGCAACATTCAATTCGGCTCCCACTTTTGATGTCCCCAATGGGGCTGCACTTGATCTAAATCAATGCGATAATGATGGAATAGCTGATTTTTCGACAAAATTTGATTTAACAAAAAATACTACTAAAATTATTGGCTTACAAGACTATGTAATTGTAACTTACCACATTGAACAAAACGATGCACTGACAAACATCAATCCAATCATAAATACGACTCAATATATAAATACCTCAAATCCTCAGAATATTTTTGCAAGAATAACAAATACATTAACGGGTTGTTTCAACACATCCGATTTTAAAATTACCGTAAACGACCTGATAAAATTTCCTGTAACTGAATTTTCTATTTGTGATGATGCAACAGATGGAAATGATTCAAATGGACAATCTTTTTTTGATTTAAACACAGTTTCTTCACATATTTTTGGGGACCAAAATACAGATACATTTACAATAAAATATTACCCATCAGAGAACGACGCTAGTAATGATTCCAATCCATTACCTAATTTTTTTTACAATACGATTCCCAATCTTCAATCAATATACATAAAAGCTTCTAGTCCTAATTTATGTACGGCTATAAGTAAAATTAAACTTATAGTCAATCCACTTCCATTAAAAACCAGTGCAATATTGGTACAATGTGATACAGGTTTTACTCCTGATGGCATTAGTTTATTCAATTTAAATGAAGTAAATACGAAATTTACAAATAAAAATAATGATCTAATAACTGCATTTTTTATAAATGATAGTGATGCCCAAAATAATATCAACGAACTAAATACATCTTTTTATAACACCGTCAATCCGCAAAATATTACTGTCCGAGTTACAAATAACAAAACAGGTTGCTCAAGTCTTAGTACTTTGGAATTAAAAGTCAACGTGATTCCTGAAAAAACATACACTATAAATCCAGTTTGTGACACTGATGGAATCGAAGATGGAAAACATCTATTTAATCTAAAAGAAGCTAATATTCCCACTACTAATACACAAACACTTTTTTATTATTCAAATATAAATGACGCTTTATTAGAACAAAATGAGCTTACTAATCCTTTTTCTTATTTCAATGAAACAGCATATAATCAAATTATTTATGCTAGAATCGAAGAAGGGAATGATTGTTTTGGGATAAGCAAAATTAAATTAGAAGTACTAAAATTACCCGATTTAAATACTACTATAGCAACTAGCTTTGTTTGTTCCAACCTTCCAACATTTTTTATTCAACTCAACGCAGGAATTCCGGATGATTCCCTTTCGAGTGACTATACATATATTTGGTCAAAAGACGGAACGGTATTATCAACCAAAACGGCTTCAACACTTGACATAAATATCGCAGGATTATACACCGTCGAAGTGAAAAATAATTCGGGCTGCAGTAAAATCCAAACTATAAAAGTAGCCACTTCAGATGTTGCAAAAATTACAAATATTGCCATTACCGATTTATCAGATGTAAACTCAGTAACGGTAAATGTAACTGGAGAAGGACAATATGAATATAGTCTGGACGCACCTTCTGGTCCATTTCAAGATTCTAATTTCTTTGATAATGTAACTGCCGGAATTCATGAAGTATACATTAATGATAAAAATGGTTGTGGAACTGTGAGTCAAAAAATTGCCGTAATTGGTGTTCCAAAATTTTTCACTCCAAATGGAGATGGTCATAATGACTATTGGAATGTAAAAGGAGTAAATGAAAATTTTAATACAAATTCAATCATTTATATTTTTGATCGTTACGGTAAGCTTCTAAAACAAATTGTCCCCTCTAGTCAAGGCTGGGATGGCACATTTTTAGATCAACCTTTATCCTCAGATGATTATTGGTACACTATAAAATTAGACGATGGTAGAGAAGTTAAAGGCCATTTCAGTTTGAAAAGATAA